The following coding sequences lie in one Fusarium poae strain DAOMC 252244 chromosome 1, whole genome shotgun sequence genomic window:
- the ISY1 gene encoding NineTeen Complex (NTC) component (BUSCO:45322at5125): protein MARNSEKAQSMLFRFREAQAADLGIIDAGRTRRPKLITEVQTIPACEKWRGQVLKEISRKMSRIQEPILSDYQIRDLNDEINKLMREKHMWEIQIRNLGGPNYMRGGGKIYDDQGREIPGSGKGYKYFGRARDLPGVKELFEAAKNQGDEKPLEERHDMRRNVDAAYYGYAPGEEDEELLAYEAEKERQAVEHMLKTGPRDVPDGWEALPGDTGDGNTWVLPTLEEVQEELIERRRRKLLEQL from the exons ATG GCTCGAAACTCGGAAAAGGCCCAGTCTATGCTGTTTCGCTTTCGCGAAGCCCAAGCAGCAGACCTAGGCATCATCGACGCCGGCCGCACACGCCGACCCAAGCTCATCACCGAAGTTCAAACCATCCCCGCCTGCGAAAAATGGCGCGGCCAAGTCCTCAAGGAGATATCCCGGAAAATGTCACGCATCCAGGAACCTATCCTAAGCGACTACCAGATCCGCGACCTCAAcgacgagatcaacaagctcATGCGAGAAAAGCACATGTGGGAGATTCAGATACGTAATCTCGGCGGTCCAAACTACATGCGCGGCGGTGGGAAAATCTACGACGATCAGGGTCGGGAGATACCCGGTAGCGGAAAAGGATACAAGTACTTTGGAAGAGCGCGCGATCTTCCCGGCGTCAAGGAGCTGTTTGAAGCGGCCAAGAATCAGGGTGATGAGAAACCGCTCGAGGAAAGACATGATATGAGGAGGAATGTGGACGCGGCGTACTATGGATATGCGCCTGgcgaagaagatgaggagtTGCTCGCGTATGAAGCTGAGAAGGAGAGGCAGGCTGTGGAGCACATGCTCAAGACGGGACCTAGGGATGTGCCGGATGGATGGGAGGCTTTGCCTGGAGATACGGGAGATGGGAATACGTGGGTTTTGCCAACGTTGGAAGAGGTGCAGGAGGAGCTGATTGAACGACGGAGGAGAAAGTTGCTTGAGCAGCTATGA
- a CDS encoding hypothetical protein (BUSCO:29107at5125) produces the protein MVSFFGLRLGGDRKKSQDKKLATKQIQHLHHNVTYNNNDSGYETITTITAREIKRQSNFSRPNLARPGTSHSQLEPPTRVPYMNTAGGASSMVDLAAPRAPGMGNPRFHSSDMQLNTRFGNGSSTSLVAPSPVNPDGNNNRPGTPTRPGTAVSTREPPNPFNIHFGKDSVSSIPSTPHDDLGSHPEPFEFNLGTEIKEVRTRSPIPTANNGCPSPPPSIVNAERSFSPDNRPSSSRQNVPAAPTLQKPSAAGPMSLPSPAVSVARSEDTWESPVIRNVSAKRDTFTFHMPRKSSFTMETDPRDSPKPMAEGLAGNFAGFDFGETVRKGSIGGKSIDTASEGRVSPIDTNVKPKPLANTRTASPLGSARTASPLRTMQSSPSLSMLDTALTRTRTASDAMSPLSLVSSLASAAAEEVPRIQTPQPSQQPKPMHQAPKILQPGQLSEPLQAMRPVSPSRSPMPSPLSQPPQQNSPGPSPILSSFPGRETSPVHDFEFPRSPPRGFQQSALPSPQYPPKQYKAYQPPNSSPPTKPLPSPYRSPSSPLPPVPPPRLNPGNSRGNSRSNTPDVISRSATPDTLASPDPGFMNLPLQPPPRGLRPRTDSEPKLGRPVRVPAPLTERSATIPLVGSGPKSAVGPGFDDSGFVRAARIPELPRTASPFLQQASEPSRTPSPFRAHSPQPPQTASPFLQQTPQPPRTTSPFLQQSPMEGEFPVQKGLPRGRRPQQPEPQSPARGFGLEPRKQRRQPPVYPPPRNESPVAPDSFEAPSTPNWNEFDRGEAHKSAIPAALSPFRTQFARSPTQATDSSLSPRLAQYASSPISDTSPSLPSPSFPSLQKTISNSSENLARMFDIDGPYDQRPEPSQGGRPLISPVMVDFVQPRDRDRSRTRVEAKRAPPRPNPITVPGPLSTEPVKIRTPNPVVDANNPGFI, from the exons ATGGTGTCCTTCTTTGGCCTCAGACTTGGAGGCGACAGGAAAAAGTCACA GGACAAAAAGTTAGCGACAAAGCAAATACAACATTTACATCACAATGTCACATACAACAACAATGATAGTGGGTACGAAACCATTACCACAATCACGGCAAGGGAGATCAAACGACAGAGCAACTTCTCCCGCCCAAATCTCGCTCGTCCTGGCACATCACACTCTCAACTCGAACCCCCGACCCGCGTGCCCTATATGAATACCGCAGGAGGCGCTTCTTCCATGGTTGATCTCGCTGCCCCGCGAGCACCAGGAATGGGAAACCCACGATTCCACTCTTCGGATATGCAGCTCAACACACGCTTTGGCAATGGTAGTTCGACAAGTCTTGTTGCCCCCAGCCCTGTAAACCCAGATGGCAACAACAATAGGCCCGGTACGCCTACACGTCCTGGAACCGCTGTATCGACGAGAGAGCCTCCGAACCCGTTCAATATTCACTTTGGAAAGGATTCTGTCAGCAGTATACCCTCAACGCCCCACGACGATCTCGGAAGTCACCCTGAACCATTCGAATTTAATCTCGGAACCGAAATCAAGGAAGTCAGGACCAGGAGTCCCATTCCCACTGCCAACAATGGATGTCCATCTCCTCCGCCTTCCATCGTCAACGCTGAGCGATCCTTTTCTCCCGACAATCGACCTTCGAGCAGCCGTCAAAACGTTCCCGCCGCACCCACTCTCCAGAAGCCTAGCGCTGCCGGTCCTATGTCTCTTCCCAGCCCAGCTGTCTCGGTTGCTCGAAGCGAGGATACTTGGGAGTCTCCTGTGATACGTAATGTCTCAGCTAAGCGCGACACATTCACATTCCACATGCCTAGAAAATCGAGCTTTACCATGGAGACGGATCCTCGTGATAGTCCCAAGCCCATGGCTGAAGGTCTCGCTGGAAACTTTGCTGGGTTTGACTTTGGTGAGACTGTCAGGAAGGGGAGTATCGGAGGCAAGAGCATCGATACAGCGAGCGAAGGCAGAGTGAGCCCGATCGATACAAACGTCAAGCCTAAACCGCTGGCAAATACCAGGACAGCCAGTCCTCTCGGAAGCGCAAGAACTGCGAGCCCCCTCAGGACTATGCAGTCGAGTCCCAGTCTAAGCATGCTTGATACGGCTTTGACCCGAACTCGAACGGCCAGCGATGCCATGTCACCTCTGTCTCTGGTGTCTTCGCTGGCGTCGGCGGCAGCAGAAGAGGTTCCTCGTATCCAAACGCCTCAACCTTCTCAGCAGCCCAAGCCGATGCATCAAGCTCCCAAGATCCTTCAACCTGGTCAGCTGTCAGAGCCTCTACAAGCTATGCGACCTGTCTCGCCTTCGCGCTCACCCATGCCCTCGCCGCTTTCGCAACCACCTCAACAAAACTCACCTGGGCCGTCTCCCATTCTCTCTTCCTTCCCAGGTCGCGAAACTTCACCAGTACATGATTTCGAGTTCCCTCGTTCTCCCCCACGAGGATTCCAACAGTCGGCTCTACCTTCACCTCAATATCCACCCAAGCAGTACAAGGCATACCAGCCTCCCAACTCTTCTCCGCCTACGAAACCTCTACCTTCGCCATACCGGTCGCCTTCATCTCCTCTCCCTCCTGTGCCACCACCTCGATTGAACCCTGGCAACAGCAGAGGTAACAGCAGGAGTAATACTCCCGACGTTATTTCTAGGAGCGCAACTCCCGACACGCTTGCGAGCCCTGACCCAGGTTTCATGAACCTACCTCtccagcctcctcctcgcgGTCTCCGTCCACGTACCGACTCCGAACCAAAGCTTGGTCGTCCTGTTCGAGTTCCTGCTCCTCTCACTGAACGCTCAGCCACTATTCCTCTTGTTGGGTCTGGGCCAAAGAGTGCTGTTGGCCCTGGTTTTGATGATAGTGGTTTCGTTCGCGCTGCTCGTATTCCTGAGCTACCCAGAACAGCAAGCCCATTCCTCCAACAAGCTTCTGAGCCATCAAGAACACCGAGTCCCTTCCGCGCACATAGCCCTCAGCCACCACAAACGGCCAGTCCGTTCCTACAGCAAACTCCTCAGCCGCCCAGGACAACCAGTCCATTCCTCCAACAGAGTCCCATGGAAGGTGAATTTCCCGTCCAAAAGGGCTTGCCACGAGGACGCAGACCTCAACAGCCTGAGCCCCAGAGTCCTGCGAGGGGCTTTGGCCTAGAACCAAGGAAGCAACGTCGCCAGCCTCCGGTGTATCCTCCACCCAGAAATGAATCACCGGTAGCTCCAGACTCTTTCGAGGCGCCAAGTACACCCAACTGGAACGAATTTGACCGCGGCGAAGCACACAAGTCTGCCATTCCAGCTGCTCTCTCACCCTTCCGGACCCAGTTCGCTCGCTCTCCTACACAAGCTACTGACTCCTCCTTGAGTCCACGCCTCGCTCAATATGCTTCTTCACCCATTTCTGATACCTCACCAAGTCTGCCATCGCCTTCGTTTCCCTCATTGCAAAAGACGATTTCCAACTCGAGTGAGAATCTCGCACGGATGTTTGACATTGATGGACCGTACGACCAGCGACCCGAACCTAGTCAAGGCGGCAGGCCACTAATCTCACCCGTCATGGTGGACTTTGTGCAGCCCAGAGACAGGGATCGCAGCAGGACTCGCGTCGAGGCCAAGAGGGCTCCCCCTCGACCAAACCCCATCACCGTCCCAGGGCCGCTCTCTACAGAGCCTGTAAAGATCAGAACCCCGAACCCTGTGGTTGATGCGAACAACCCTGGATTTATCTAA
- a CDS encoding hypothetical protein (MEROPS:MER0044357~BUSCO:25931at5125), with translation MRSSRSLAASTRQLRSTFKPRTLPTPSSCLALGTRKLHCSTIRKSGVASNPAMSFPCLDALESRSAKLTDDDTEPSYTSGATLNYHHKEPFLLDWGGILPEFNIAYETWGELNAERSNAILLHTGLSASSHAHSTETNPKPGWWEKFIGPGGPLDTNKYHVICTNVIGGCNGSTGPGSVDPGNGERYATRFPILTMDDMVRAQFKLLDHLGIDKLYASVGSSMGGMQSLAAGVQSPSRVGRIVSISGCARSHPYSIAMRHTQRQVLMMDPNWNRGFYYGKVPPHAGMKLAREIATVTYRSGPEWEQRFGRRRADSSKPPALCPDFLIETYLDHAGEKWCLNYDPNSLLYVSKAMDLFDLGIEHQRATHARRQDREKKLASGETSPLSSDAACSLTLPNKPYEEQPGSHPDPSDPNVVPGSRPPEDLIHGLTPLRDTPTLVMGVASDILFPAWQQREVAEAIRLAGNRNVTHVELSEEMSMFGHDTFLLDLKYIGNNLRMFLG, from the coding sequence ATGAGGTCTTCAAGATCTCTCGCTGCGTCAACCCGTCAGCTAAGATCTACCTTTAAACCTCGTACCCTTCCAACACCCTCATCATGTCTCGCTCTCGGAACTCGCAAGCTTCACTGCTCGACGATCCGGAAGTCGGGCGTGGCTTCTAACCCAGCCATGTCCTTCCCCTGCCTCGACGCCCTGGAATCACGCTCCGCAAAACTCACAGACGACGATACCGAGCCATCGTACACATCCGGCGCGACACTGAATTACCACCACAAGGAACCCTTCCTTCTCGACTGGGGTGGTATTCTTCCAGAGTTCAACATCGCTTACGAGACATGGGGTGAACTCAACGCCGAAAGGTCCAACGCTATACTCCTACACACCGGTCTATCCGCCTCGTCGCATGCGCATTCTACAGAAACAAACCCCAAGCCAGGATGGTGGGAAAAGTTTATTGGGCCTGGTGGTCCGCTTGATACGAACAAGTACCACGTTATCTGTACAAATGTCATCGGCGGCTGCAATGGTTCTACAGGACCTGGTAGCGTCGATCCTGGAAATGGTGAGCGCTACGCAACTAGGTTTCCCATCTTGACGATGGATGACATGGTGCGCGCCCAATTCAAGCTTCTTGATCATCTCGGTATCGACAAGCTTTACGCCTCTGTCGGTTCCTCCATGGGCGGCATGCAATCCCTCGCCGCAGGAGTCCAATCCCCCTCTCGAGTCGGCCGTATCGTTTCCATCAGCGGTTGCGCACGCTCCCATCCCTACAGTATCGCCATGCGCCATACCCAACGACAAGTCCTCATGATGGATCCCAACTGGAACCGCGGTTTCTACTACGGAAAGGTACCTCCTCATGCAGGCATGAAGCTCGCCCGCGAAATCGCAACAGTGACATATCGTTCCGGACCAGAGTGGGAGCAGCGCTTTGGACGTCGTCGTGCCGACTCAAGTAAACCACCTGCATTATGTCCCGATTTTCTCATCGAGACATACCTCGACCACGCTGGTGAGAAGTGGTGTCTAAACTACGATCCCAACAGTCTTTTGTACGTCAGTAAAGCGATGGATCTTTTTGATCTCGGTATTGAACACCAGCGCGCAACGCATGCCCGTCGTCAAGACCGCGAAAAGAAACTTGCTTCTGGTGAAACTTCTCCTCTGTCTTCCGACGCAGCCTGCAGTCTCACTCTTCCCAACAAGCCTTATGAGGAGCAGCCTGGATCTCACCCTGACCCTTCAGACCCCAACGTTGTACCTGGTTCGCGACCACCTGAGGATCTGATCCATGGGCTCACCCCGCTACGTGACACTCCTACGCTGGTGATGGGTGTCGCGAGTGATATTCTCTTCCCAGCATGGCAGCAGCGCGAGGTAGCTGAGGCGATTCGTTTAGCTGGCAATCGCAATGTGACACATGTTGAGTTAAGCGAGGAGATGAGCATGTTTGGACATGATACATTCTTGTTGGATCTCAAGTACATTGGCAATAATCTGCGCATGTTCCTGGGTTAG
- a CDS encoding hypothetical protein (SECRETED:SignalP(1-20)~CAZy:GH16), producing MPSSKSILASLLAIAPLALAQDPACDCYMTEGQYYKDHSFFDFRSLSQHAGVPPLIDTIQGNAEAGFTSDFFNWGSDFSNTWGAQKWNNGNKEFPMQNTYNNLYIEENNDQSPATDTWLTMRTARHNGFQTASEFESMVKHQYVSLRMYARTKGSPGACTAMFTYLAGEDLASVQEADIEVLTKDPPNVIHYTNQPSYTEAGGEVEGAHLGAALPEGITWSTWAKHTLDWTPDTTIWRVNDKELWRNSFQVPRDPATLSFNAWSNGDTWTGTIPEGGAAYQQIQWIELLSGRTDGATCSSVCSVDGGEPGKAVQV from the coding sequence ATGCCTTCCAGCAAGTCCATCCTCGCATCTCTCCTCGCAATCGCCCCCTTGGCCCTGGCCCAAGACCCAGCATGCGACTGCTACATGACAGAAGGTCAATACTACAAAGACCACAGCTTCTTTGACTTTCGCTCTCTATCCCAGCACGCCGGCGTCCCTCCCCTGATCGACACAATCCAGGGCAACGCCGAAGCTGGTTTTACATCCGACTTCTTCAACTGGGGATCCGACTTCTCCAACACCTGGGGTGCCCAGAAGTGGAACAATGGCAACAAGGAGTTTCCCATGCAAAACACATACAACAATTTGTACATTGAGGAGAACAACGATCAATCTCCTGCTACTGATACTTGGTTGACCATGCGAACTGCTCGTCACAATGGTTTCCAGACTGCGTCCGAGTTTGAGAGCATGGTCAAGCATCAGTATGTTTCTCTCCGCATGTACGCTCGTACAAAGGGTTCTCCTGGTGCTTGCACAGCCATGTTCACGTACCTCGCCGGCGAAGACCTCGCGTCCGTTCAAGAAGCCGACATCGAGGTTCTGACCAAGGATCCTCCCAATGTTATCCACTACACCAACCAGCCCTCGTACACCGAGGCAGGCGGCGAGGTTGAAGGCGCTCACCTCGGCGCTGCCCTCCCCGAGGGTATCACTTGGTCTACTTGGGCCAAGCACACTCTTGACTGGACCCCTGATACTACTATCTGGAGAGTCAACGACAAGGAGCTCTGGCGCAACTCTTTCCAGGTACCTCGGGATCCTGCGACGCTTAGCTTCAATGCTTGGAGCAACGGTGATACCTGGACTGGTACTATTCCTGAGGGCGGTGCTGCTTACCAGCAGATCCAGTGGATTGAGCTTTTGAGCGGACGCACTGATGGTGCTACTTGCTCGAGCGTTTGCAGTGTTGACGGCGGTGAGCCTGGTAAGGCTGTGCAGGTTTAG
- a CDS encoding hypothetical protein (TransMembrane:10 (i45-63o131-150i162-185o191-210i266-290o302-323i344-363o369-390i402-425o437-456i)) has product MATRIKPDNDNVDIDPETQVSEESPLLQNTSPQRDGPSKAFRRRTLGMCMLALLMVEVSQFIMNPPTKKIIEDIICRQHYPDHAIQSYWIEDLRCKDSPVQKTLAMVQGWAQAFEMGVHIFSIWAILGDSVFFLIGGGGQMAVAMVYTIVADVVPVAERTDMFFRLVALVLVFNVIFNPISAWLMEYDPWLSMWIGFGFMVFGTLCILLIPETMHLRRKDEDERHDENQQADVVHLSKDGVLKQAWFSIKNDMQHVWRFIFASKSIMMLMFSVALFVPTRITLTGVMLQYMSKRFDWSWSKATYISTIGIIATVVCYLIVLPVTSDSLNKSRRYKSRPIARDLLLARVSIAIMTVGLLLMGVAGSPWLFIVSLITVSVGNSFVALSRALLNALVEPHTIATLNTTVSVVEVLMGMTAPAMSWVLAKGIELGDSWMGLPFVITGMLAVMTTIMLFAVRLPSSGIAQAHVG; this is encoded by the exons ATGGCGACGCGAATTAAACCAGACAACGACAACGTCGACATAGATCCCGAGACTCAGGTATCAGAAGAATCACCCCTTTTACAGAATACTTCTCCTCAACGAGATGGACCATCAAAGGCTTTTCGAAGACGCACTTTGGGTATGTGCATGTTGGCACTGCTCATGGTAGAAGTCAGCCAATTCATCATGAATCCGCCTACTAAAAAGATTATCGAGGATATTATTTGTCGCCAGCATTACCCAGACCATGCTATTCAATCTTATTGGATAGAGGATCTGCGCTGCAAGGATAGTCCCGTGCAAAAGACTCTGGCTATGGTCCAGGGTTGGGCTCAGGCGTTTGAGATGGGAGTTC ACATCTTTTCTATATGGGCTATTCTAGGCGACAGCGTCTTCTTTCTTATCGGTGGCGGAGGTCAAATGGCTGTTGCAATGGTTTATACTATTGTAGCCGACGTTGTCCCCGTCGCCGAACGAACAGACATGTTCTTTCGTCTGGTCGCCCTGGTCCTCGTCTTCAACGTCATCTTCAACCCCATATCCGCATGGTTGATGGAGTATGACCCTTGGCTGTCCATGTGGATTGGGTTTGGCTTTATGGTCTTTGGAACGCTGTGCATTCTCCTCATTCCCGAGACGATGCACCTGAGACGCAAGGACGAAGACGAAAGACATGATGAGAACCAACAGGCAGATGTTGTTCATCTGAGCAAGGATGGTGTGCTGAAGCAGGCTTGGTTCAGTATCAAGAATGACATGCAGCATGTCTGGAGATTCATATTTGCTTCCAAGAGTATCATGATGCTCATGTTTTCTGTCGCTTTGTTTGTTCCGACGAGGATAACACTTACCGGAGTGATGCTGCAGTACATGTCGAAGCGGTTTGACTGGTCATGGTCAAAG GCTACATATATATCGACAATCGGTATCATCGCTACAGTGGTGTGCTACCTCATCGTCCTACCAGTAACATCTGATTCTCTCAACAAATCTCGTCGCTACAAGTCACGCCCCATCGCAAGAGATCTCTTGCTGGCCCGTGTCTCCATCGCAATCATGACAGTTggtttgttgttgatgggaGTAGCTGGAAGTCCATGGCTTTTTATTGTTTCTCTCATCACAGTCAGTGTCGGTAATTCGTTTGTCGCCCTCAGTAGAGCCCTGCTCAACGCTCTAGTTGAACCGCATACTATCGCCACATTGAACACTACTGTTTCGGTTGTTGAAGTATTGATGGGCATGACTGCGCCGGCTATGAGCTGGGTTTTGGCCAAGGGTATTGAATTGGGGGATTCATGGATGGGATTGCCATTTGTTATTACTGGCATGTTGGCTGTGATGACGACTATTATGCTTTTTGCTGTGAGGCTTCCTTCATCTGGCATTGCTCAAGCTCATGTTGGTTGA
- the CSN2 gene encoding COP9/signalosome complex subunit Csn2: MSDDEDFMQDSDEEQYDFEYEEDDDEETGDVDIENKYYNAKQLKQSDPEDAISEFLGIPPLEDEKGEWGFKGIKQAIKLEFKLGQYGKAAEHYAELLTYVKSAVTRNYSEKSINNMLDYIEKGADGPEAVKCMEQFYSLTLQSFQSTNNERLWLKTNIKLAKLLLDRKEYTAVSKKLRELHKTCQREDGTDDPSKGTYSLEIYALEIQMFAETKNNKQLKALYQRALKVKSAVPHPRIMGIIRECGGKMHMSEENWKEAQSDFFESFRNYDEAGSLQRIQVLKYLLLTTMLMKSDINPFDSQETKPYKTDPRISAMTDLVDAYQRDDVHMYEKVLQRNQDILDDSFIAENIDEVTRNMRTKGVVKLIAPYTRMKLSWIAKQLKISEPEVQDILGFLIICGKINGRVNQQEGLLEITSDADAERIAALQGLTTSISELFGAVFRDGDGFRNIENSGADEQIIDVSGMPLGKGGNRLGGQHRGKKGKAAAATAW; encoded by the exons ATGTCCGACGACGAGGATTTCATGCAAGACTCGGACGAGGAGCA GTACGATTTCGAGTACGAagaggacgatgacgaagagACCGGCGATGTCGATATCGAGAACAAGTACTACAACGCAAAGCAGCTCAAGCAGTCCGACCCAGAAGATGCCATCTCCGAGTTCCTAGGCATTCCGCCACTCGAAGACGAGAAGGGAGAATGGGGTTTCAAAGGTATAAAGCAGGCCATAAAACTTGAGTTCAAGTTGGGTCAATACGGCAAG GCTGCTGAACACTACGCCGAACTCCTCACATACGTCAAGTCGGCCGTCACACGGAACTACTCCGAAAAGTCCATCAACAATATGCTCGACTACATCGAGAAAGGCGCAGACGGTCCCGAGGCTGTCAAGTGCATGGAGCAATTCTATTCCCTCACACTTCAGAGCTTTCAGAGCACAAACAACGAACGCCTATGGCTCAAGACCAACATCAAGCTAGCGAAGCTGCTCCTAGACCGAAAGGAGTACACGGCCGTCTCCAAGAAACTCCGAGAACTGCACAAGACCTGCCAACGAGAAGACGGTACCGACGATCCCAGCAAGGGTACATACTCGCTTGAGATCTACGCCCTCGAGATCCAGATGTTCGCCGAAACTAAGAATAACAAACAGCTCAAAGCTCTGTACCAGCGCGCTCTCAAGGTCAAGTCTGCTGTGCCACATCCTCGAATCATGGGTATTATTCGAGAGTGCGGTGGAAAGATGCACATGAGCGAAGAGAACTGGAAGGAGGCCCAGAGCGACTTTTTCGAATCATTCCGAAACTACGACGAAGCCGGTTCTCTACAGCGAATTCAGGTTCTGAAATACCTCTTGTTGACCACCATGCTCATGAAGTCCGACATCAACCCCTTCGACTCTCAAGAGACAAAGCCCTACAAAACCGACCCTCGAATTTCCGCCATGACGGACTTGGTGGACGCTTATCAACGGGATGATGTTCACATGTACGAAAAGGTCCTGCAGCGTAACCAGGACATTTTGGACGACTCGTTTATCGCCGAAAACATTGATGAAGTCACGCGAAACATGCGAACCAAGGGCGTGGTCAAACTGATTGCACCCTACACCCGCATGAAGCTGTCGTGGATCgccaagcagctcaagatATCCGAGCCCGAGGTCCAAGACATTCTCGGCTTTCTTATTATTTGTGGAAAGATCAACGGTCGAGTGAACCAGCAGGAGGGACTCTTGGAGATTACGTCTGATGCAGATGCCGAGCGCATCGCAGCTCTCCAAGGACTCACGACATCCATTTCCGAGTTGTTTGGTGCTGTCTTTAGAGACGGCGATGGGTTCCGTAATATTGAGAATTCCGGTGCAGATGAACAAATCATAGACGTTTCAGGTATGCCACTTGGAAAGGGAGGTAACAGGCTGGGAGGCCAACACCGCgggaagaagggcaaggcaGCTGCGGCAACGGCTTGGTGA